From a single Triplophysa rosa linkage group LG1, Trosa_1v2, whole genome shotgun sequence genomic region:
- the gal3st4 gene encoding galactose-3-O-sulfotransferase 4, whose translation MVFRRSARRMRWLGCYGLGPMWKALLVFLVIAFAGQLLGVIFNKSWVQPERSRSLFALPSENFQGSSLGSCQPHTHIMFLKTHKTASSTVLNLLYRFGEERGLKLALPVGYQFGYPLSFIAQRVKGYRGPHVENFDIIGNHMRFNRPEVEKVMPADTFYFSILRDPVALAESSYAYYKNVAPAFRRAKGLGDFADNPHKYYDPKLRNNHYARNLLWFDFGQDHNANFSLPLARRGVAAVRRNFRLVLLSEYFDHSMVLLRHALCWPLDAVVSFSLNARQQVASGRSGWMSKSALPAPLGLTNEQKLKLREWNSLDWHLYQAFNLTFWQEIERFGQSRMEAEVALLRTRREVLARACLRDGGRPVEASRIRDKAIRPFQSGLVKILGYELQSGLDNATWEACLRMIRPEIQYKDLLDLRQFPRAQQPPWPDTLAGGPPVMRDSPVLRTEEQGGKRLVEKDWDGTVLLRNQSIKNAGSKVRLKW comes from the exons ATGGTTTTCAGACGGTCAGCTCG GAGAATGCGGTGGTTGGGGTGCTATGGGCTGGGGCCCATGTGGAAAGCACTTTTGGTATTCCTGGTCATTGCATTCGCAGGACAGCTTCTGGGAGTCATCTTCAATAAAAG CTGGGTGCAGCCAGAgaggtctcgatccctctttgCTCTTCCCTCTGAGAATTTCCAAGGGTCCTCTCTGGGATCTTGTCagcctcacacacacatcatgttCCTGAAGACTCACAAAACAGCCAGCAGCACCGTTCTCAATTTGCTCTATCGCTTCGGAGAGGAGAGGGGTCTTAAATTGGCCCTTCCTGTGGGGTACCAATTTGGCTACCCGCTTTCCTTTATTGCCCAGAGGGTGAAAGGATACAGAGGTCCTCATGTGGAAAATTTTGACATCATAGGAAATCATATGCGCTTCAACAGGCCAGAG GTTGAGAAGGTCATGCCAGCTGACACCTTCTATTTCTCTATCCTTCGAGATCCCGTGGCTTTAGCCGAATCCTCATATGCCTACTACAAAAATGTTGCCCCTGCATTCAGGCGTGCCAAAGGGTTGGGTGATTTTGCAGACAACCCTCATAAGTACTACGATCCCAAACTCAGAAACAACCATTACGCCCGCAACTTGCTGTGGTTTGACTTTGGTCAGGATCATAACGCCAACTTCAGCCTACCGCTGGCCAGGCGTGGTGTGGCGGCAGTGCGACGAAATTTCAGGCTCGTCCTTTTGTCTGAGTATTTTGACCATTCTATGGTTCTGCTCCGCCATGCTCTCTGCTGGCCTTTAGATGCTGTGGTTTCTTTTAGCCTAAATGCCAGACAGCAAGTGGCAAGTGGGAGGTCTGGATGGATGAGTAAGTCCGCACTTCCGGCCCCCTTGGGTTTGACAAATGAGCAAAAACTGAAATTACGGGAATGGAACTCCCTAGACTGGCACCTTTACCAAGCTTTCAACCTCACATTCTGGCAGGAAATAGAGCGCTTCGGGCAAAGTCGAATGGAGGCTGAGGTAGCATTGCTTAGGACCAGACGGGAGGTTCTTGCTCGTGCTTGTTTACGTGATGGTGGCAGGCCTGTAGAGGCCAGTCGCATCCGGGACAAGGCCATCCGCCCTTTCCAGAGTGGATTAGTGAAGATCCTAGGTTACGAGCTGCAGTCTGGACTAGACAACGCCACGTGGGAAGCTTGCCTACGTATGATCAGGCCGGAGATTCAGTACAAAGACTTACTAGATCTTCGGCAGTTCCCGCGAGCCCAGCAACCTCCATGGCCGGACACTCTTGCTGGAGGACCTCCAGTAATGAGGGATTCCCCGGTACTCAGGACTGAAGAGCAAGGGGGAAAGAGGTTGGTAGAGAAAGACTGGGATGGGACGGTACTGCTTCGGAATCAATCTATCAAAAATGCTGGTTCAAAAGTAAGGCTTAAATGGTGA